The proteins below come from a single Zea mays cultivar B73 chromosome 8, Zm-B73-REFERENCE-NAM-5.0, whole genome shotgun sequence genomic window:
- the LOC103637106 gene encoding uncharacterized protein has product MPSWDRFAELCRLRFGPAVRGSRLAELGCLPFLSTVQEYSDRFQALLCRARDVSPMQKTELFVGGLPEYLRVDVELRDPQDLQTAMYLARAFERRAAAWPPFQQRGSRPPQRAQGSGRVTPAPSGALPTDTTTPGDSTTPTRPFRRLSPGEQQERRRQGLCFNCDEPYVRGHVCQRLFYLEVDDFLDEATDEGGVDPLKKPAAPDVTGANALVVSLHTLAGIRTDKLLLLPVTINGERLLALMDTVSTHNFLNAVTMSRLGLAMAGGEHLRVTVANGDRLPCAGIARDVPVIINDKSFSITCVGMRLGCFDFILGVDFLETLGTIQWNFRALTLSFQRQGRRIHWQGVRATQQPAPQQLAVAVIDTAQQPLMDVLLQQHGAIFDEPTGLPLARPYDHRIHLLPGTAPVAVRLYWYAQLQKDELERQCEAMLTQGIIRPSTSPFSMPVLLVRKADRSWRFCIDYRALNAKTSKDKFPIPVVDELLDELHGARFFSKLDLRSGYHQVRMHTDDIAKTAFRTHHGHYEFLVMPFGLSNAPATFQALMNDVLRPYLRKFVLVFFDDILIYSASWAEHLQHVGIVLETLQAHHLQLKRSKCSFGAT; this is encoded by the coding sequence ATGCCTTCTTGGGATCGCTTCGCCGAGCTGTGTCGCCTTCGCTTCGGTCCAGCAGTACGCGGTTCTCGCCTTGCGGAACTGGGATGCCTCCCCTTCCTGTCCACGGTCCAGGAGTACTCGGACCGCTTCCAGGCGTTGCTGTGTCGAGCTCGGGACGTCTCCCCCATGCAGAAGACAGAGCTATTCGTGGGCGGCCTTCCCGAGTACTTGCGGGTGGACGTTGAGCTGCGCGACCCGCAGGATCTACAAACTGCCATGTACCTGGCACGGGCGTTCGAacggcgcgcggcggcctggcccCCATTCCAGCAGCGCGGGTCGCGACCACCGCAACGGGCGCAGGGCTCGGGTCGCGTGACACCAGCACCGTCCGGGGCTCTACCGACCGATACGACGACGCCAGGCGATAGTACGACTCCGACACGCCCGTTTCGCCGATTGTCCCCGGGCGAGCAGCAGGAGCGGCGCCGGCAGGGGCTCTGCTTCAACTGCGATGAACCCTACGTTCGGGGACACGTCTGCCAGCGGTTGTTCTACTTGGAGGTCGACGACTTTCTCGACGAGGCAACCGATGAGGGTGGGGTCGACCCCCTAAAGAAGCCGGCCGCCCCAGACGTCACGGGAGCCAATGCGTTGGTGGTCTCGTTACACACGCTGGCGGGCATCCGGACGGACAAGTTGCTGCTGCTACCAGTCACCATCAACGGCGAGCGACTACTCGCGCTCATGGACACAGTGTCAACCCACAACTTCCTCAACGCTGTCACGATGAGCCGCCTCGGGTTAGCTATGGCGGGTGGCGAGCACCTTCGGGTCACGGTGGCCAACGGTGACCGCCTACCCTGCGCTGGCATCGCCCGCGACGTCCCCGTCATCATCAACGACAAGTCCTTCTCCATCACGTGCGTCGGGATGCGCCTGGGCTGCTTCGACTTCATCCTCGGCGTGGACTTCCTAGAGACGCTGGGCACCATCCAGTGGAACTTCCGAGCACTGACCCTGTCGTTCCAGCGCCAGGGCCGGCGCATCCACTGGCAAGGTGTGCGGGCCACGCAACAGCCTGCCCCGCAGCAGCTGGCTGTGGCAGTCATCGACACTGCCCAACAGCCCCTCATGGACGTCCTTCTGCAGCAACATGGCGCCATCTTCGACGAGCCCACGGGACTGCCCCTGGCCCGCCCCTACGACCATCGCATCCACCTGCTGCCCGGTACAGCTCCAGTGGCCGTACGACTGTACTGGTACGCACAGCTGCAGAAGGACGAGCTGGAGCGACAGTGTGAGGCCATGCTCACACAAGGCATCATACGACCCAGCACGTCGCCGTTCTCCATGCCGGTGCTCTTGGTTCGCAAGGCAGACCGCTCGTGGCGTTTTTGCATCGACTACCGCGCCCTCAACGCCAAGACGTCCAAGGACAAGTTCCCAATCCCGGTGGTGGACGAGCTCCTCGACGAGCTCCATGGAGCCCGTTTCTTCTCCAAGCTGGACCTACGCTCAGGCTACCACCAGGTGCGGATGCACACCGATGACATCGCCAAGACGGCGTTCCGCACCCATCATGGCCACTATGAGTTCCTggtcatgccgttcggcctctcgAACGCGCCTGCTACTTTCCAGGCCCTGATGAACGACGTACTCCGCCCATATCTTCGGAAGTTTGTGCTTGTCTTCTTCGACGATATCCTGATCTACAGTGCATCATGGGCGGAGCACCTCCAGCATGTGGGCATCGTCCTCGAGACATTGCAGGCACACCACCTCCAACTGAAGCGCTCCAAGTGTTCCTTCGGCGCCACATAA